AGTACTTCGCCGGGGCCTTCACCGACTCGCCCACCAGCGAGTCGGCCGCCATGTGCACCACCGCCTCCACCTTGTGTTGGATGAGCGTGCCGCGCAGCAGCTCGGTGTCGAGCAGGTCGCCCTTCACGAAGCTGGCGCCCTCCACCACCGCCTCCCGGTGGCCCTTGTAGAGGCTGTCGTAGACGACGACCTCGTCACCCCCCCGCAGCAACTCCTCCGTCACCACGCTCCCGATGTAGCCGGCACCACCCGTCACCATGACTTTCATCGACTGTTCCTCCACGGACCGCGCGGGCCGCCCGGCCCCTTCCGGCCGGCCTTCGCGCGGGCTTGATTTCGTCGTCCACGGGAGAGCGCTCCAGGGCCTGGGGAAGAGGGGGCACGAGGTGGGCGCGCTCGCTCGCCAGGATACTGTAACGCGGCCGGGGCGACGCCCACCCGGAGGATTCCAGGGGACGCACCTCCACCCGTCCCAGGGACGGTGGTCACGGTACACGTCGAGTCCTGGCTACTCATGCGGCAAGAGTAGGCACCCCGGGTTGACGGGGAGTCACTGTGCTCCCGCCCGGTCGCGAGGCAACCCGGCGGAAGCGGGGCTGCCCCACGACTAAGGCGCGGTGCAGGTGAAGCTCGCCGCGGAGGCGGGATCTCCCTCTCCTTTGTAGCGGGGATAGAGGGGGTACTTGCACAGGGGCCGGGCGAGGAGCGGTGCGCCGGTCTGGAGGTCCACCTTCGCCGCCACGAGGTTCGCGCTGGAGGGGGCGATGCCCTTCTCCACCCAGTTCTCCAGCGCGGGGAGCAGGTTGACGCTGTCCGCGCCGGCGCCGCCCATGCAGTGGTTGACGCCCGGGGCGGGGAAGTACTCGACGAAGGAGTCCGCCGCGGCCTGCCCGCCGGACGCCTGGATCACCCGCTGGTAGTAGGCGGCCGTGCCGTTCAGGGAGATGGCCGCGTCGGTGCCGCCGTGCCAGAGGATGAGCTTGCCGCCCCGGGCGCGGAACCGCTCGAGGTTGGCGCTGTTGGCGGACACCTGCGCGGAGACCTCGGAGATGCGCGGCTGCCACGCTTGGGGATCGAAGGCCAGGGGGTTGTAGTTCGGGTCCCGGGTGATGAAGTAGCGGACGATTTCACGTCCGAAGATGCCGCCGGCCGAGAGGGAGAGGTTGCCATCGCCCGTCATCCACGCGGTCCAGCCTCCGGGGTCCGCCTCACCGCCAGCGGGCCAGCCCTCGTTGATGACGGAGCTGTCGAGCCGGGTGGGGGAGTAGAGGGTGCGGGCCGAGGCGACCTGTTCCGCCGTCAGACAGGTGTCCTGGTCCGCGCCGGTGCATTGGAGGGTGCCGGGGTCGAACTGGCAGGCGGCCGGGTGGGAGATGATGCCGTCGGCGAGGCCGTCCTTGCCGTCACAGGCGTCGAGCACGGCCTTGCCCAGGGTGGCGAGCTTGGCGGTGGAGAGGTTGGCGCCGGGCTTCGACAGCTGCTGGAAGTTCTGGTTGAAGGCGATCATCAGCTCCACGAAGTTGTAGGCGGGGGCGCGGGCGATGATGCCGTCGAAGTCGTCGGGCCAGCGCTGGGCCTGGATGAGGGCCTCGCGGCCACCGTTGGAGCAGCCCTCGAAGTAGGTCTTCTCGGAGTTCCTGCCGTAGCGCTCGCGGATGATGTCCTTGGCGAAGGGCAGCACCCGGTGGATGGAGCGGTCGGCGAAGTCCGCGAGCTTCTCGGGGTCCAGGGCGAAGGAGCCGTCGAAGACCTCGCCGGTGTGGCCGCCGTTGGAGGCGATGGCGGCGTAGCCCTGCGCCGTATAGACGTCCGTCGGGGCAATCACCCCGTCGAAGCCACCGCCCCCGGAGTAGAGGGTCTTCCCGTTCCAGTTCGTGGGCAGGCGCACCTCGAACTGGAGATCGGCGGGGAGTTTGCCGGTGACCTTGCAGTAC
Above is a window of Cystobacter fuscus DNA encoding:
- a CDS encoding tannase/feruloyl esterase family alpha/beta hydrolase; this encodes MSGRVKMKQAAVPMAVVTLMLGGCTHAPTSPEETAQQRCDRLGEKTFEGASITEATLVAASSTLPEYCKVTGKLPADLQFEVRLPTNWNGKTLYSGGGGFDGVIAPTDVYTAQGYAAIASNGGHTGEVFDGSFALDPEKLADFADRSIHRVLPFAKDIIRERYGRNSEKTYFEGCSNGGREALIQAQRWPDDFDGIIARAPAYNFVELMIAFNQNFQQLSKPGANLSTAKLATLGKAVLDACDGKDGLADGIISHPAACQFDPGTLQCTGADQDTCLTAEQVASARTLYSPTRLDSSVINEGWPAGGEADPGGWTAWMTGDGNLSLSAGGIFGREIVRYFITRDPNYNPLAFDPQAWQPRISEVSAQVSANSANLERFRARGGKLILWHGGTDAAISLNGTAAYYQRVIQASGGQAAADSFVEYFPAPGVNHCMGGAGADSVNLLPALENWVEKGIAPSSANLVAAKVDLQTGAPLLARPLCKYPLYPRYKGEGDPASAASFTCTAP